TGATCGCGATGGCCATCTCGGCGTCGTCACTCATGGGAACCTCGCGTCAGGGACAGGGGCGGGGCCGCTTCAGGCCCGGGCCGCCGGAGTGGGATTCTTCAGGCCGTAGACGAAGTTGAGCACCTCGGCGACGGCGTCATACAGCTCCTCGGGGATCTGCTCGCCCACCTCCACGCGCAGCAGGGCGTGCGCCAGGGGCACGTTGCGCAGCGTGGGCACGTCCAGGTCGCGCGCCAGGGCCTTGATGCGCTCGGCCTTGAAGTCCAGGCCCTTGGCCAGCACCTTGGGCGCCACGTCCGCGTCCTTGTCGTACTTGAGCGCCACGGCCACGTGGTCCGGGTTGGTGACGATGACGTCCGCGTCCTTCACGGCCTCCATCTGCGCGCCTTCCAGGAGCTCGTGCGCCATCTCCTTGCGCTTGGCCTTGTTGTGCGGATCGCCCTCGCTCTCCTTGTATTCCTTCTTCACGTCCTCCTTCGACATCATCTGGTCCTTCATGTACGACTTGCGCTGCCACCAGACGTCGAAGATGCCGAAGAGGAAGAACACCATGCCCACGCGCACGGCGACGCGGTAGGTGAGCTCGCCCATGATGGCGAGGATGGTCGGGACGTCCCGGCGCACCGTCTCCACCACCAGGGGCATGGAGTCGCGCACCACGCCGACGGTGACGTAGGCGGCGATGCCGATCTTCGTCAGGTTCTTGATGATCTCGACGATCTGCTTCTTGGTGAAGAGATTCTTCAACCCCTCGATGGGGTTGAGCTTCTCCAGCTTGGGCATCAGCGGATCCATCGTGAACAGCGAGCCCACCTGGAGGAACTCCACCAGGCCGCCCATGACGGCCACGGCCGCCACGATCGGCACGGTGAGCAGGAGCACCGCGTTGAGCCCCATGGTCATGAGCTGACCGGTGGCCGCCGCGATGTTCTCCGGGTGCGCGATGTGATCGAAGCTGAAGTGGAACAGCTCGGTGACCCGCTCCTCCACGTTGGACCAGGTGGCCTTGACCACGCCCAGGCCCACCACGAAGCCGAACACGGCCGTCAGGTCCTTGCTCTTCCAGACCTGGCCCTTCTTGCGGGCGTCGTCGAGCTTCTTTTGTGAGGGTTCTTCTGTCTTCTCGTCGGACATGGAAGGGACCCTGGATCAGCCGAGCAGGCGGATGGCGTGGCGGAGCGTGGCCAGCATGGCGGCGAACTCCGTCTGCATCCGCTCCATGATGAGGCCGAGCGACAAGAAGACGATGACCACGCCCACCAGGGGTTTGATGGCCATGGAGATGAAGAACACCTGGACCTGGGGCGCCACGCGGTTGACTGCGCCCAGCGCCATGTCCGTGAGGAAGGCGGCCAGCATGGCCGGCGCGGCGAGCGCCAGGGAGATCTTCAGCAGGTCCGCGAAGGAGCGGATGAAGAGCTCGAAGAAGGCCCACTCGCCCAGGCTGAAGCGCGGGAAGCGATCCAACGGGACGATGGCGAAGCTCTCGGCGAGCGCCTCGATGACCAGGTGGTGGCCGTTGAGGGTGAGGAAGAGCACCACCGCCAGCTGCACCTTGAGGCTGGCGAAGATGGACACCTGCGTGCCGAGCTGCGGCACGTAGAGCTGGGCGTTGTTGCTGCCGGACATGGTGTCCACGAGGTTGCCGGCCACGCGCGCCGCCTCGAAGACGACGTTGACGATGGACGCCAGCGCCACGCCGATGAAGATCTCCTTGAGCATCAACCCGATGTAGGGGAACGCGCTGGTGGGGATGGCCCCCATGCGTGCGCTGACGGCCGGAAAGAGCACGCCGGAGAGCATGACGCCCACGCCCATCTTGATCTCCGGGGGGATGACTTCGCCGCCCAGGAATGGGGAGAGCACCAGCACCGGCATGATCCGGCACATCAGCAGGCCCATGGTGAAGATGACGAGCGAGAGGTTCGCCTGCTCCGTCATCCGGGCGATGACTTCGGAGACGTTCATTTGATCAGTGCCGGGAACTGATCGAACACGTGGAAGGTGAAGCGGACCAACTGGTTGCCGATCCACGGGCCGGTGAGCGCCAGCACGCCGAAGACGATGATGACCTTGGGAGCGAACGAGAGCGTCTGCTCCTGGATCTGAGTGGTGGCCTGGAAGACGGCGATGATGAAGCCCACCAGGAGGCTCATCAGCACGGGCGGAGCCGAGACGACGAGCACGAGATAGAGCGCCTGCTGGAGGATGGAGTTCAGCTGGTGCATGTGCGTCTCACAGGTAACCGACGACCAGGCCCTTGGCGATGAGGTACCAGCCGTCGACGAGGACGAAGAGAAGCAGCTTGAAGGGCATGGAGATGGTGGTGGGCGAGAGCATGTGCATGCCGAGCGCCAGCAGGATGTTGGCCACCACCATGTCGATGACGATGAAGGGCACGAAGAGCAGGAAGCCGATCTGGAAGGCCTCCTTGAGCTCGGAGACCACGAAGGCCGGGACGATGGTCATGAAGTCCTTGTCCGTGAGGTCCTTCCTGTCCTCCTCGGTGCGCATCTTCCGGGCCAGGTTGAAGAAGAGCGCGCGGTCCTTCGCGGTGACCTTCTTGATGAGGAAGGCGCGCAGCGGCTCCTTGGACTTGTTGGCCGCTTCCAACAAGGTGCCCACCGACTCCGAGGACAGCAGCGAGGGCCCCTTGGAGAGGATGTCCACCTCGGCGGCCCGGTACATGTTCTGGCCCACCGGGGCCATGATGTAGACGGTGAGGATGATGGCCAGGCCGGTGATGACCTGGGTGGGCGGAATCTGCTGGGTGCCCAGTGCCGAGCGCACGATGGAGAGCACCACGGAGATCTTCACGAAGCTCGTCACCATCATCAACACGAAGGGGACGAGCGACAGGGCGGCCAGCGCCAGCATCAGCACCAGCGGCCGCGAGGCGAAGGAGTCGGGGCTCACCGCGTCGACGTTCACGGCGACGTCAGCGGCGGCGGCACCACCCCCGCGCTTGTTGCGCTGGGCGAAGGCGAGGAAGGGCTCCAGCGCGAACACCACGGCGAAAAGCCAGGGCGACAGGCGAAGGGCGGGGAGGCGGACGTTGGTGAATCTCACGAGTCGTCTCAATCAGGCGCCCGGCGGCTCGGTGCCGCTCGGTTGGGTAGCAGGAGCCCCCTGCTGCGTGGCGTCGCGGCGGGCGAGGAGCTTCTGGAGGAAGGGAGAGAGGGAGATGACGTTGGACGGCGGGCTCTCGGAGCGGATGCGCTCCACCGCCGCGGTGTCGAGCTTGGAGAGCAACTGGAGGCCGCTCTCGCCTCCGCCCACCAGCAGGTACTCGTCCGCGGCCTTGAGCACGAAGAGGGTGCGGCGCTGATCCAGCGGCACCCGCTCCAACACCGACACCACCGAGGGCCGCCCCGCGGGCACGCCCTGCAAGCCCATCAGCCTGCGCAGGCCCACGTTGAGCGTGAGGTAGATGGAGGCCACCACCGCGCCGAACAGCAGCAGCGTGCGCGTCAGCATCCATGTGAGGCTCTCGGGCTCCTCCTCCAGGCCCGCGGGCGGCTGCGAGGGCGCCCCGAACTCATCCACGGGAGAGGGCGGCGGAGCGGCGGGAGCCACCTGCGCTGTGGTGGCGGCGGGGGCCGGCGGTGCGCTCGAGGCGGGAGCGTCGGCCCGGGCCAGCGGCGCCAGCAGGACGCACGCGCACACCAGCCAGACCGGACGCGGGGGGAACACGGAAGACACTGCCATGGTGGGGCGCGAGGCTAGTGCATCGGGCAGGAGACCGCCACGGGCGCCCGCCGCCCTGCCCCGCTCCCTCGCTTGCCTGCCCGGGTCACCCCACACGCGCCGCGCTCCTCTCAGCCCGCGAGCGAGAGGACCCGGACACCCAGCTGCCCCTCCACCTCCACCAGCTCGCCCCGGGCAATCACCTTGCCATTCACCGACAGGTCCACCGGCTCACCCGGCGCCCGGCGCAGCTCCACCACCTGGCCCACCCGCAGGGCCACCACCTGATCCGCCGTCACCGGCACCCGCGCCAGCTCCACGGAGATCTGCAGCGGGATGTCACCCAGCAGGTCGCCCGAATCCATTCTGTCGTCCAAGGCACCACTCTCCGCCAAAGGGTTGCGCATCTCGGGGTTGGTGAACTCCTCGTCCCCCGTGTCTCCCAGGGCCTCCGCCGCGGACTCATCCGCCTCGGAGGGCACGCGCCGTGGGAAGGACTGATCTCCCGGCACCAGACCGGTGATGCGTGCCCGGTACTGGCCATCCTCCAGGAACACGTCCGCGGCCAGGCAGCCCTTGCGGGCCAGCCCCAGCAGCAGCCGGGCGGTGCCGTCCTCGCCCCGGTCCGGCCGGGCCGAGAACGCATCCACCAGCACCACGTCCTTCACCCGGAGGCCCGCCAGGTCGCGGCTGGAGATCTCCGCCTGGGCGATCTCCGCCCGCAGCCAGGTGCGGACCGAGGACAGCCGGCGCAGATTGGCCTGGATGTCCGCCTGCAACGCCGCCCGGCGCTGCTCGGCCGCCTGCGCCGGCTCCAGCACGTCCAGCACGCCCGAGGGCACGAAGAGGCGCACCATGCCCTCCTGCGAGCCGAGCCGGGCCCGGAGCTGGACCACCAACACCGGCCCGTCCTCGCTCAGCCGCGACACCGCCTCGTCCAGGCCGCGCGCCACGCCCTCCAGGCGCAGCTTGGGCTGGCTCGGATCCATCCCCGGCACCAGCGCCTTGAGCGCCTCGAGGATGACGAAGCTCGCCACGCCCTCTTCGATATCCGTCAGGGGCCGCACGCCCACGGCCTCGCCCGCGCCACCCAGCAGCGTGTCCACCGCCATGTGCGCCAGGGGCAGCTCAATCTCCAGCACCGCGCGCCCGCGATGCGGACCGGGCACCAGGAAGGACAGGAAGGTGGGCTCGGCCAGGTGGCGGCGCAGCTCGCCCGGGCCGACCGCCCGCACCCCTTCCAGGGAGAAACCCACCTGCGTGTCGAAGAGGCCCTTGAGCCGGGTGCACAGCGCCTCGGCGGCCTCGGCCTTGGGCGTCAGCCACTTGACGCGCGAGGTGAGCCGGGACTCGTTGAGCGACACCTTCTCCAGTCTGGGGAAGGAATAGGGCTTCCACGGCTTGCCCGGGGCAATGGGGGCGGCCGGACGCTTGAGCTGCCGGGCGTCGACCACCATGGTGCGCTCCTGCGGACCGGACTCGTCGTCCAGGTCGAGACTGCTCATGACTTCGCCTCGACGCGCAGCTCCTCGAGGGTGAGCCCGCGTCCGGCCAGCGCGTTCTTCAGCGTCTCACGCTGCTCCTCGAGCATCTTCAGCACGTCCTTGTCGCTGCCGCTGAAGGTGGCGTGGATCTTCCCGTTCTTCGCGCTGAGCTTGATGGACAGGCCCTTGAGGACGTCGTTGCGCAGGTCGATCTGGAACTCCGCGTTGCCCGCGGCGTTGGTGCCCACGCGCACGCGCTCGACGATCTTTTGGGCGATCTCATTGGCGATGGCGCGCAGCCGCTCCGAGCCCGAGGTGGGCTTGGGCTTGGCCACCGGCACGGGCGCCATCAGCGCGGGGTTGAAGCGGAAGCTGGCGGCCGCCTCGGCGCCGTCCTTCTTGTCCTTGCCGTCCCCGCCGCCCTTGCCCCCGCCGTCCGCGTCGGCCTTGATGGGGCCCTTCTCGCGCCGGGCCTGCACGCCCATGGCGGCGTTGTCGCTGTCCTTGTCGAGCGCCTCGCCGCGCTCATCCAGGGCCTTGCTGGTGTCCTTGGCGTCCGCCGCGCGCGACTCGACGCGCGTCTGCGTCACGCCCTGGTCCTGCTTCCTGGCCTGCGTCATCTGGGGCGACTCCGACTGGCGGCCCCCGGACACCTGGCCCTCGGACATGCCCGTCTGGCGCTGCTGACCGCGCAGGTCTCCCGCCTTGCCCTCCTGCTGCAGGCGCGCGAGCACGGACTTGCCCAGGTTCTGCTGCTGGGGCTGCTGCGTCTGCGCGGACTTCTGCTGCTGGACCAGCTTGGAGAAGGCGGACTCCCCCTCCTGGCGCTGCTTCGCCTTGGACTCCTGGAGACGCTTCTCCTGGACCAGCCGCTCCGCGGCCTTCTGCGCCTGACGATCGTCTTCGACTCGGCTCATCTCGACACCACCTGGGGGGCCTGGAGGTTACTTGCGCTGACGCATCAGGAACAAGGTGTTCCCGATTTCCTCCTGGTTCAGCTCCTCCTTGGCCTGACGCTCGGCCCGGATCTGCTTCTGCCAGTTCTCCTTGTGCTTCTCGATGGCCTTGAGCTCCTTGGCGGCCTCGGCCATCTCGCGCCGGCGCTGCTCCACCAGCTTCTCGGCCGTCTTGACGACCTCCTTCTGGCGCTCGATCTCCAGCGCGAGCTGCGCCTCCTCGTCCTTGAGGCGCTCCTCGTACCGGTTCATCATCGTGAAGCTGTTGGGGCCGGTAGTCCCCTTGGCCATGAGTCCCTGGAGGTAGGCCATGACCTTCTGCTTGCGCTCGGCCTTGCGCGTCTCGAGCTCCTGCTCCAGGCGCTTGAGCTCGGCCTTCTGCTTGTCCAGCGCCTTGACGGCGTCGGAGAAGGCCTGTTCGGCCTCCTCCTTGGCGCGCTCGCGCATCTCGAGCAGGGTCTGCAACCGGTAGGGGGGCATGGCCCCATCCTAACCCGGAAAACCCCGGCTCCGTCACCCCTCCCGGTCACTCTTCGAAGAGGGCGATGAGCTGCTCGACGGTCTCGTCGAATCCACTGTTGGAGTGGGTGTCCTGCTTGAGGAAGTCGATGATGGCGTCGTACTTGTCGATGGCGTAGTCCGTCCGGGGGTCCGTGCCGTACTGGTAGGCGCCCAGGAGGATGAGGTCGCGCTGCTTCTCGTAGGTGGCGAGCGTCTCGCGCAGCTTGCCGGCGGCCTTCTTGTGGTCCTTGGAGACGATGCCGCTCATCACACGGGAGAGGCTGGCGAGCACGTCCATGGCGGGCCACTGATTGCGCTCGCCCAGGGCACGGTTGAGGATGAAGTGGCCGTCGAGAATACCGCGGACCTCGTCGGCGATGGGCTCTTCCATGTCACCGCCGGCCACGAGGCAGGTGTAGATGGCGGTGCACTTGCCCTTGTCCGAGTTGCCCGTGCGCTCGAGGATGCGCGGCAGCATGGAGAACACGCTGGGCGGGTAGCCCTGGCGGGCCGGGGGCTCACCGATGGCGAGGCCGATTTCACGCTGGGCACGGGCCAGACGGGTCACCGTGTCGAGCATGAAGAGGACGTTGCCGCCGCGCTCGCGGAAGTACTCGGCGATGGCGGTGGCCACGTAGGCGGCGCGCAGACGCACGAGGCTGGGCTGGTCCGAGGTGGCGCACACCAGCACGGAGCGCTTCATGCCCTCCTCGCCCATGGCGTCCTCGATGAACTCGCGCACTTCGCGGCCACGCTCGCCGATCAGCGCCACCACGCACAGGTCGGCCTTGGTGTTGCGCGCTATCTGGCCCATCAGCGTGGACTTGCCGACGCCGGAGCCGGCGAAGAGGCCCACGCGCTGGCCCTCGCCCACGGTGAGCAGTCCGTCGATGCAGCGCACGCCCAGGGGCAGTGGCCGCTCGATGCGCTGGCGCTTGAAGGGGTCCGGGCAGTCGCGGTCCACGGACCAGTCGAACAGGCCCTCGGTGGGCAGGGGCTTGCCGTCCATGGGCTCGCCGATGCCGTTGAGGACGCGGCCCAGGAGCCCTTCCCCGCACTTGATGGAGAGGGGCCTGCCGGTGGGGACGACCTCGCTGTCCGGGCCGATGCCGAGCAGCTCGCCCAGGGGCATGAGCATGACCTCATCACCCTGGAAGCCCACCACCTCGGCCTTCACCGAGTTGCGGCCGCCGTGGCCCTTGATGAGGACCAGCTCGCCCACGCGCACGCCGGGCACGCTCGCCTTGATGACCAGACCCGTCAGCTCGGTGACGCGGCCCTGCACCCGGTACAGCGGCGCTTCCTTGATGAGGGAGAAGTAGCGCTGGAGATCGAGAGCCATGGCTTAGGCGGGACCGTCCTTCTTGCCCTGATCGGGGAAGAGCACGTTCTGCAGCATCTCGAACTGGGTGGGCAGCTGCGCGTCCACCTTGCCGAACTCCGTCTGCACGATGCAGCCCACCGGGGCCACGTCCGCGTCTTCCTTGATGGACACGTCCACCGCCCGGCCGATGAGCTCCATCAGCTCCGCCTTGCGGGCGCGCAGCACCGCCGCCGACTTGGGATTGACCCTCAGCACCACCGCCCGCGCGTTGCGCAGCTCCTCGATGGCCTTGGCGCAGATGTCCGCCAGCAGCGAGGGGTCGCGCTCCACGTCGCGGCCGATGATCTTCTCGGCGATCTTGCACGCCAGGGCCACCACGTCGCGCTCCTGCTGGGCGAGGATCTCCCCGGCCTGCATCTTCGCGCGCAGCAGCGTCTCCGTGGCCTGGGCCAGGCCTTCCTGCCGGCCCTGCTCGCGCGTCTTGGCCAGCAGGTCCTCGCGCTCGCGCTGGGCCTCCGCGAGGATGCGCTCCTTCTCGCGATTCGCCTCCTCGATGATGCCCTGGGCGGTCTGCCGGGCATCGAAGACCTCGGCGTTCATCACGCCCGGCCGCGGAGGACGGAGCACCGGCCTGTCCCCACCGGGTAGAGGCTCGGCCCCCGAATCGCCCTTGATCACCTTGCCGATCGCCATGGAAAGCTCCTTGTGCGCCGGATGCTAGCGCGTTCCGCCCCGCGGTCCACGCCCACTCGTGCCCGGCCCGCCTGGCCGCTGCGTGCGCCGCTGGACCTGGGACCCCTCCGTCTTCACCGCCGGGATGGACGTGCTGGTCCCCAGCACCCTGGGCGGCCGTTCGGGCTCACCCTCCACCCGGGACACGGCGCTCCGGCTGTGCGTGCGCGCCACCGGGGAACGGATGATGCGGGAGACCTCCGAGTCCTGCGCGGGGGCCTCGACCCGGGACCGGGAGCCCACGTTCGTCGGGGGCCGCGACGACGGCGGCGGCCCGATGCGTGCCCCGGTGGGATCCGGCTTCACCTCCGCGGCCTCCCGGGCACCTTCCCGGGCACCTTCCCGGGCGCTTCGGGGGCTCACCCGGCTCACCCGCGAGGGCGAGCCCTCGGGCGGCGCTTCCTGCTGGCGGCCCCCGTAGCTCGAGCTGGCCCCCGCCCGGCGGGCCTCGCGCTCGGCGATGGGATCCCTCCGCACGTTGACGGACTGGGAGGACGCGGACCGGCGGACCGAGGCCTCCGAGCTGGCGCCCGCGCGCATCTCCCGCGACACGGCGGGACCGCGGCTCGAGGGAGGCGGAGACACCACCGGCGCCTTGCCGGCCAACGAGGGCGGAGGGCCGAGGGCGGGCGGACGAGGCGGGGTGAGCCGCACCGGGCGCTCGATGAGACCCCGGGCCGCGAGCCGCTCCAGGTCCGTGACGATGTCCGTGCGGCCACCATCGCCGCGGGTCGTCGGCTTGGCGCGCTCCTCGCGCACCCACCTGGCGAGCATCTGCCCGAACTCGCTGCGGTGCTTCTCCACCAGGCGCGAGGCGAACTCGGCGGACTGCGCCACGCTGGCGCGCGCCAGCCGGTGCACGCCCGCGCCCCGGATGGCCGAGGCCAGGTTGTCCATGCCGCCGTACTGCTCGAGCTGCGCCCGGGCATCCTCCTCGGCGAGCTTGCGCGGAGCATTGGCCGTCACGGCGCGCGTGGCGAGCTGGCGCAGGTGGGGAGGCAGCACGGCGAAGGCCGGCTCCCGCTCGCCGTCCGGAATCCCCGCCAGCGCGGGCCCCAGCACGCGCGCGCCCAGCCGGTCACACATGGTGAGCAGCTCGCGCGTCTGCAGCAGCAGCACATCGGTGAACTTGAAGGGCACGTGCGCCGCGGACTCGCGCGACAGCCGCTCCTCCAGCTTCCAGCGCACGATGTCCAGCACCTGCGGCCGGACCTCGCGCGTGAGCTTCACCTTCCCCGTGTTGGGCAGGTGGGAGCGCACCGCCTCGGCCAGCTGCGCCGGCAGCGCGCGCATCACCACCTCCACCAGGGCGGCGCGCTCGCGCTTGAGCAGCCCCGCCAGACGCTCCGGGTCCGCGCTCCACATCTGCCCGCGCCGATCCTTCACCAGCCGCTTGATCTCCTGGACCAGCAGCGGGATGCGCTTGTCGCGCGGAATCTGGAGGATCTCCTGAGCCCGGTGCTGGAGCAGTTCCGCCTCTTCCTCGGGCAGATGCTCCAGCGCGGCGACGCCCTCCTGGCCACCGAAGGTGATGGCGGTCAGGAGCATCATCGTCTGTCGCTTGCTCAGCGAGGTGAAGAACTGATCCAACGGTCACCCCGCGGGTGGAAGGCGTTCCAGGAAGGGAGCGGACGTCGCTCGTGTCACTGCTTGGGGCGGGGCCGGCCCGTGGCGGGAGCGGCATCGCCCCGGAGCATGGGCCACACCGCCAGGCCGATGGCGGCCAGGATGATCATCACGGCCACGCCCGCCATCATCCGGAACTGGCTCACGCTGGAGGCCGTCATCCGCATGCCGAACACGTCCTGCAGGCGGCTCTCCGGGCCCACCTCCGCGTCGGGCGCCAGCGCCGGCGTCAGCAGCACCGTCACCGACGCGGGCTTCAGCTCCGGCACCGCCGTGGAGACGAACTGCTGCACGTCCTCGCGCTTGATGGGCGACTCGTTCTTGAGGCCCGGCCGGTACTTGATGAACACCGACGCCGAGGGCTCCGGCTTGTTCTCCGGCTGCGTGAGATCGTTGTTCTCCGGGATCATCACGATGACCCGCGCCTCCAGCACGCCGTCGATCTGATTGAGCGCGTTGGACACCTCGCCGCCGAGCGCCTTGAGCAACATGGCGCGCTCCTCGGTCGCGGTGGGCACCATGCCGCCCTTGGCGAAGTGGTTCAGGCCCTTCTCCATGGGCCGCGGCAGCGAGTACGCGCGCAGCAGCTCGGCGGCCTGGGCCGCGTCCGCCTTGGGCACCTGGATCCGGAAGCGCAGCTCGTTGCCACCCTCTTCCTTCATCTTCGTGGCGGCGATGCCGTTCTTGCTGAGCAGGACGTAGATCTCATTGGCGTCCTGCTCGGTCAGGTCGTGTTGCAGGTCGATGGTGCAGCCGGTCCCCACCGCGAGAGCGAGGAGGGCGGCGAGCGCGTACGGTCGGAGCGTCATGGGCGCCCCTAGCTTAGATGGGCCGACTCCCTCGCAACAAGACCCAACCCGAAACAGCCTGGAAAACGAGGAAGGGCGCCCCCTCGCTTCGAGGAGACGCCCTTCGGGGAGCGGAACCGGCCGAGGCCGCCTGCTCGCTTACACCTGGGTCTTCAGCGTGTCCTTCAGACCGCTGGTGGCCTTCTCGACGACCTTGCTCGTCAGGTCCAGCTCCTGCGTGTACTTGTACATGCCGGCCTGGAGCGAGAGCAGCTCGGCGTTGGAGAACGTCTTTCCGGAGGCGCCGGCCTGGATGAGCTTGTCCATGTTGACCTGGCCCTTCTCCAGCTCGCCCACCACGTGCGACAGCATGTTGCCAACCTTGTTGGCCTCCTGCTTGCCGTTGACGGCCTCGGCGCCGCGCGCGGTGGCGGGCTCCTGGCCGGCGGTGTTCACCTTGTTGAGCGCCGCCTTCTCCGTCTTGTTGACGGACTCGGTGTGGCGGATCTGCTCGGTGCGCTGGGTCGCCTGAGTGGCCTGGGCGGCCTGGACCTGCTCCGGCCCGCCCGCGGCCTGGGCCTTGTTAGCGAGGGCCGCGTCGAACTTCGAGGCTCCCTGCTTGTTGACCTGCTGCGCGCCCTGATCCTGCAACTTCTGTTGAGCGATCTGCGCCGCCGAGACGCCGGCCATCGGACCCGCCATGTGATTGCCTCCTTGAATCCTCAGGGGAGGAAGAGTCCTCCTCGTTCAAAAGCTCCTTGAGCCGCTCGATGGCCCGCGCGTGCAGCCGCGACGCCCAGCTCTTCGACTGCCCGATCTCCGCGCCCGCCTCTTCCAGCGTCTTGCCCTGGAAGTAGTAACCCTGAAGCAACCGGCGCTCCTTCTCCGGCAACTTCTCGATGGCCGCCCTCAACCGCACCCGCTGCTGCTCG
The sequence above is drawn from the Archangium gephyra genome and encodes:
- the sctU gene encoding type III secretion system export apparatus subunit SctU, translated to MSDEKTEEPSQKKLDDARKKGQVWKSKDLTAVFGFVVGLGVVKATWSNVEERVTELFHFSFDHIAHPENIAAATGQLMTMGLNAVLLLTVPIVAAVAVMGGLVEFLQVGSLFTMDPLMPKLEKLNPIEGLKNLFTKKQIVEIIKNLTKIGIAAYVTVGVVRDSMPLVVETVRRDVPTILAIMGELTYRVAVRVGMVFFLFGIFDVWWQRKSYMKDQMMSKEDVKKEYKESEGDPHNKAKRKEMAHELLEGAQMEAVKDADVIVTNPDHVAVALKYDKDADVAPKVLAKGLDFKAERIKALARDLDVPTLRNVPLAHALLRVEVGEQIPEELYDAVAEVLNFVYGLKNPTPAARA
- a CDS encoding flagellar biosynthetic protein FliR — translated: MNVSEVIARMTEQANLSLVIFTMGLLMCRIMPVLVLSPFLGGEVIPPEIKMGVGVMLSGVLFPAVSARMGAIPTSAFPYIGLMLKEIFIGVALASIVNVVFEAARVAGNLVDTMSGSNNAQLYVPQLGTQVSIFASLKVQLAVVLFLTLNGHHLVIEALAESFAIVPLDRFPRFSLGEWAFFELFIRSFADLLKISLALAAPAMLAAFLTDMALGAVNRVAPQVQVFFISMAIKPLVGVVIVFLSLGLIMERMQTEFAAMLATLRHAIRLLG
- the fliQ gene encoding flagellar biosynthesis protein FliQ; the protein is MHQLNSILQQALYLVLVVSAPPVLMSLLVGFIIAVFQATTQIQEQTLSFAPKVIIVFGVLALTGPWIGNQLVRFTFHVFDQFPALIK
- the sctR gene encoding type III secretion system export apparatus subunit SctR, which translates into the protein MRFTNVRLPALRLSPWLFAVVFALEPFLAFAQRNKRGGGAAAADVAVNVDAVSPDSFASRPLVLMLALAALSLVPFVLMMVTSFVKISVVLSIVRSALGTQQIPPTQVITGLAIILTVYIMAPVGQNMYRAAEVDILSKGPSLLSSESVGTLLEAANKSKEPLRAFLIKKVTAKDRALFFNLARKMRTEEDRKDLTDKDFMTIVPAFVVSELKEAFQIGFLLFVPFIVIDMVVANILLALGMHMLSPTTISMPFKLLLFVLVDGWYLIAKGLVVGYL
- a CDS encoding FliO/MopB family protein, whose translation is MAVSSVFPPRPVWLVCACVLLAPLARADAPASSAPPAPAATTAQVAPAAPPPSPVDEFGAPSQPPAGLEEEPESLTWMLTRTLLLFGAVVASIYLTLNVGLRRLMGLQGVPAGRPSVVSVLERVPLDQRRTLFVLKAADEYLLVGGGESGLQLLSKLDTAAVERIRSESPPSNVISLSPFLQKLLARRDATQQGAPATQPSGTEPPGA
- the sctQ gene encoding type III secretion system cytoplasmic ring protein SctQ, which produces MSSLDLDDESGPQERTMVVDARQLKRPAAPIAPGKPWKPYSFPRLEKVSLNESRLTSRVKWLTPKAEAAEALCTRLKGLFDTQVGFSLEGVRAVGPGELRRHLAEPTFLSFLVPGPHRGRAVLEIELPLAHMAVDTLLGGAGEAVGVRPLTDIEEGVASFVILEALKALVPGMDPSQPKLRLEGVARGLDEAVSRLSEDGPVLVVQLRARLGSQEGMVRLFVPSGVLDVLEPAQAAEQRRAALQADIQANLRRLSSVRTWLRAEIAQAEISSRDLAGLRVKDVVLVDAFSARPDRGEDGTARLLLGLARKGCLAADVFLEDGQYRARITGLVPGDQSFPRRVPSEADESAAEALGDTGDEEFTNPEMRNPLAESGALDDRMDSGDLLGDIPLQISVELARVPVTADQVVALRVGQVVELRRAPGEPVDLSVNGKVIARGELVEVEGQLGVRVLSLAG
- a CDS encoding flagellar hook-length control protein FliK yields the protein MSRVEDDRQAQKAAERLVQEKRLQESKAKQRQEGESAFSKLVQQQKSAQTQQPQQQNLGKSVLARLQQEGKAGDLRGQQRQTGMSEGQVSGGRQSESPQMTQARKQDQGVTQTRVESRAADAKDTSKALDERGEALDKDSDNAAMGVQARREKGPIKADADGGGKGGGDGKDKKDGAEAAASFRFNPALMAPVPVAKPKPTSGSERLRAIANEIAQKIVERVRVGTNAAGNAEFQIDLRNDVLKGLSIKLSAKNGKIHATFSGSDKDVLKMLEEQRETLKNALAGRGLTLEELRVEAKS
- a CDS encoding flagellar assembly protein FliH; its protein translation is MPPYRLQTLLEMRERAKEEAEQAFSDAVKALDKQKAELKRLEQELETRKAERKQKVMAYLQGLMAKGTTGPNSFTMMNRYEERLKDEEAQLALEIERQKEVVKTAEKLVEQRRREMAEAAKELKAIEKHKENWQKQIRAERQAKEELNQEEIGNTLFLMRQRK
- the sctN gene encoding type III secretion system ATPase SctN; protein product: MALDLQRYFSLIKEAPLYRVQGRVTELTGLVIKASVPGVRVGELVLIKGHGGRNSVKAEVVGFQGDEVMLMPLGELLGIGPDSEVVPTGRPLSIKCGEGLLGRVLNGIGEPMDGKPLPTEGLFDWSVDRDCPDPFKRQRIERPLPLGVRCIDGLLTVGEGQRVGLFAGSGVGKSTLMGQIARNTKADLCVVALIGERGREVREFIEDAMGEEGMKRSVLVCATSDQPSLVRLRAAYVATAIAEYFRERGGNVLFMLDTVTRLARAQREIGLAIGEPPARQGYPPSVFSMLPRILERTGNSDKGKCTAIYTCLVAGGDMEEPIADEVRGILDGHFILNRALGERNQWPAMDVLASLSRVMSGIVSKDHKKAAGKLRETLATYEKQRDLILLGAYQYGTDPRTDYAIDKYDAIIDFLKQDTHSNSGFDETVEQLIALFEE
- a CDS encoding FliH/SctL family protein; this encodes MAIGKVIKGDSGAEPLPGGDRPVLRPPRPGVMNAEVFDARQTAQGIIEEANREKERILAEAQREREDLLAKTREQGRQEGLAQATETLLRAKMQAGEILAQQERDVVALACKIAEKIIGRDVERDPSLLADICAKAIEELRNARAVVLRVNPKSAAVLRARKAELMELIGRAVDVSIKEDADVAPVGCIVQTEFGKVDAQLPTQFEMLQNVLFPDQGKKDGPA
- a CDS encoding type III secretion protein, whose product is MTLRPYALAALLALAVGTGCTIDLQHDLTEQDANEIYVLLSKNGIAATKMKEEGGNELRFRIQVPKADAAQAAELLRAYSLPRPMEKGLNHFAKGGMVPTATEERAMLLKALGGEVSNALNQIDGVLEARVIVMIPENNDLTQPENKPEPSASVFIKYRPGLKNESPIKREDVQQFVSTAVPELKPASVTVLLTPALAPDAEVGPESRLQDVFGMRMTASSVSQFRMMAGVAVMIILAAIGLAVWPMLRGDAAPATGRPRPKQ